From Streptomyces sp. Edi4, one genomic window encodes:
- a CDS encoding very short patch repair endonuclease, translating into MELKVLPDTRRIRAYLRWSDGGKSPARYLGQVEHETRPANLAEGWKMAWDKGLLTEEPPAEGSWATSRSVRAVMRANRSKDTRPELRLRSLLHRQGLRYRVAARPLPELRRTADLIFSKPRVAVFVDGCYWHGCPDHLREAHKNAEFWRTKIQGNQNRDAETDRLLREAGWTVVRVWEHEDPDVAAARVIGVVRGTSTNES; encoded by the coding sequence GTGGAGCTGAAAGTCCTTCCCGACACCCGCCGCATCCGCGCGTACCTGCGGTGGTCCGACGGCGGGAAGTCTCCCGCTCGCTACCTTGGGCAGGTCGAGCACGAAACGCGGCCCGCGAACCTCGCCGAAGGCTGGAAGATGGCCTGGGACAAGGGCCTGTTGACCGAGGAGCCGCCGGCCGAGGGTTCTTGGGCCACGTCACGCTCCGTACGCGCGGTGATGCGGGCCAATCGAAGCAAGGACACCCGGCCTGAGCTCAGGCTCCGCTCCTTGTTGCACAGACAGGGCCTGCGGTATCGCGTGGCGGCCCGACCCCTTCCCGAACTGCGGCGCACGGCCGACCTCATCTTTTCCAAGCCCCGGGTCGCGGTGTTCGTCGACGGTTGTTATTGGCACGGCTGTCCAGACCACCTGCGGGAAGCCCACAAGAACGCCGAGTTCTGGCGAACCAAGATCCAGGGCAACCAGAACAGGGACGCGGAGACGGATCGTCTCCTACGAGAGGCGGGATGGACGGTCGTTCGTGTCTGGGAGCACGAGGATCCTGATGTGGCGGCCGCGCGGGTGATAGGCGTGGTGCGAGGCACGTCCACAAACGAATCCTGA